The following are encoded in a window of Arctopsyche grandis isolate Sample6627 chromosome 2, ASM5162203v2, whole genome shotgun sequence genomic DNA:
- the ple gene encoding tyrosine hydroxylase ple isoform X1 codes for MMTVAAAQKNREMFAIKKSYSIENGYPSRRRSLVDDARFETLVVKQTKQSVLEEARQRANDSGLTEEEIILQNAASESADAEQVIQQAALMLRMKDGMGALGRILKTIENYKGVVNHLETRPSKTEGILFDVLINVNMSRANLLLLIRALRQSSSFVGVNLLTENNLSAKDPWFPRHASDLDSCNHLLTKYEPELDMNHPGFADKDYRERRKTIAEIAFAYKYGDPIPYIEYTESENQTWSRVYNTVLDLMPKHACIEYRRAFALLQADKIFVTERIPQLEEMSSFLRKHTGFTLRPAAGLLTSRDFLASLAFRIFQSTQYVRHGNSPYHTPEPDCIHELLGHMPLLADPGFAQFSQEIGLASLGASDSEIEKLSTVYWFTVEFGLCKENTQVKAYGAALLSSYGELLHAISDKPELRPFDPATTSVQPYQDQEYQPIYYVAESFEDAKDKFRRWVSTMSRPFEVRFNPHTERVEVLDSVSSLETLVTQLNTELLHLNNALNKIKAKRFC; via the exons AATGGATATCCTTCCAGGCGTCGTTCTTTGGTGGACGACGCTCGCTTTGAGACTTTGGTCGTCAAGCAGACCAAACAGAGCGTACTCGAAGAGGCTCGTCAAAGAGCCAATG ATTCTGGTCTTACTGAAGAAGAAATAATCCTGCAGAATGCAGCCAGCGAATCTGCTGACGCTGAACAAGTAATTCAACAGGCTGCACTTATGTTGCGCATGAAGGACGGCATGGGTGCACTTGGTCGCATACTCAAGACCATCGAAAACTACAAAGGCGTCGTCAACCATTTGGAAACGCGCCCTTCAAAGACCGAGGGCATCCTCTTCGACGTTCTCATCAACGTGAACATGTCACGAGCCAACCTTCTCTTATTGATCCGCGCCCTGCGTCAATCCTCTTCTTTCGTCGGAGTGAACCTCCTCACCGAGAACAACCTGTCGGCCAAGGATCCGTGGTTCCCAAGACACGCATCTGACTTGGACAGTTGCAACCATCTGTTGACCAAATACGAGCCCGAGCTCGACATGAACCACCCCGGATTCGCCGATAAGGATTACCGCGAGCGCAGGAAGACCATCGCCGAGATCGCTTTCGCATACAAGTACGGAGATCCCATCCCGTACATCGAGTACACCGAGAGCGAGAACCAGACCTGGTCCAGGGTGTACAACACCGTTTTGGATCTGATGCCGAAGCACGCCTGCATCGAGTACCGTAGGGCCTTCGCCCTGCTCCAGGCTGACAAGATCTTCGTGACTGAACGTATTCCTCAGTTGGAGGAGATGAGCAGTTTCCTCAGGAAGCACACTGGGTTCACTTTGAGGCCTGCGGCTGGACTTTTGACCTCCCGCGACTTCCTGGCGTCCCTCGCTTTCAGGATATTCCAATCTACGCAATACGTCAGACACGGAAACTCACCATACCACACCCCAGAACC CGACTGCATCCACGAACTCCTCGGACACATGCCGTTGTTGGCCGACCCAGGATTCGCCCAGTTCTcccaggaaattggattggcaTCCTTGGGCGCTTCCGACTCCGAAATCGAAAAGCTCTCCACC GTCTACTGGTTCACGGTTGAATTCGGCCTCTGCAAGGAAAATACTCAGGTGAAAGCCTACGGAGCGGCGCTTTTGTCATCTTATGGTGAGCTTTTGCATGCCATCAGTGACAAGCCCGAGCTGAGACCTTTCGATCCTGCCACTACTTCTGTCCAACCCTATCAGGACCAAGAGTATCAACCGATCTACTACGTCGCCGAAAGCTTCGAAGACGCCAAAGATAAGTTCAG ACGCTGGGTATCCACCATGTCCCGCCCGTTCGAAGTGCGATTCAACCCCCACACCGAAAGGGTAGAAGTACTGGACTCCGTGAGCAGCTTGGAAACCTTGGTGACTCAGCTGAACACCGAATTGCTCCACTTGAACAACGCGCTGAACAAAATCAAGGCTAAACGTTTCTGCTAA
- the ple gene encoding tyrosine hydroxylase ple isoform X2 encodes MLRMKDGMGALGRILKTIENYKGVVNHLETRPSKTEGILFDVLINVNMSRANLLLLIRALRQSSSFVGVNLLTENNLSAKDPWFPRHASDLDSCNHLLTKYEPELDMNHPGFADKDYRERRKTIAEIAFAYKYGDPIPYIEYTESENQTWSRVYNTVLDLMPKHACIEYRRAFALLQADKIFVTERIPQLEEMSSFLRKHTGFTLRPAAGLLTSRDFLASLAFRIFQSTQYVRHGNSPYHTPEPDCIHELLGHMPLLADPGFAQFSQEIGLASLGASDSEIEKLSTVYWFTVEFGLCKENTQVKAYGAALLSSYGELLHAISDKPELRPFDPATTSVQPYQDQEYQPIYYVAESFEDAKDKFRRWVSTMSRPFEVRFNPHTERVEVLDSVSSLETLVTQLNTELLHLNNALNKIKAKRFC; translated from the exons ATGTTGCGCATGAAGGACGGCATGGGTGCACTTGGTCGCATACTCAAGACCATCGAAAACTACAAAGGCGTCGTCAACCATTTGGAAACGCGCCCTTCAAAGACCGAGGGCATCCTCTTCGACGTTCTCATCAACGTGAACATGTCACGAGCCAACCTTCTCTTATTGATCCGCGCCCTGCGTCAATCCTCTTCTTTCGTCGGAGTGAACCTCCTCACCGAGAACAACCTGTCGGCCAAGGATCCGTGGTTCCCAAGACACGCATCTGACTTGGACAGTTGCAACCATCTGTTGACCAAATACGAGCCCGAGCTCGACATGAACCACCCCGGATTCGCCGATAAGGATTACCGCGAGCGCAGGAAGACCATCGCCGAGATCGCTTTCGCATACAAGTACGGAGATCCCATCCCGTACATCGAGTACACCGAGAGCGAGAACCAGACCTGGTCCAGGGTGTACAACACCGTTTTGGATCTGATGCCGAAGCACGCCTGCATCGAGTACCGTAGGGCCTTCGCCCTGCTCCAGGCTGACAAGATCTTCGTGACTGAACGTATTCCTCAGTTGGAGGAGATGAGCAGTTTCCTCAGGAAGCACACTGGGTTCACTTTGAGGCCTGCGGCTGGACTTTTGACCTCCCGCGACTTCCTGGCGTCCCTCGCTTTCAGGATATTCCAATCTACGCAATACGTCAGACACGGAAACTCACCATACCACACCCCAGAACC CGACTGCATCCACGAACTCCTCGGACACATGCCGTTGTTGGCCGACCCAGGATTCGCCCAGTTCTcccaggaaattggattggcaTCCTTGGGCGCTTCCGACTCCGAAATCGAAAAGCTCTCCACC GTCTACTGGTTCACGGTTGAATTCGGCCTCTGCAAGGAAAATACTCAGGTGAAAGCCTACGGAGCGGCGCTTTTGTCATCTTATGGTGAGCTTTTGCATGCCATCAGTGACAAGCCCGAGCTGAGACCTTTCGATCCTGCCACTACTTCTGTCCAACCCTATCAGGACCAAGAGTATCAACCGATCTACTACGTCGCCGAAAGCTTCGAAGACGCCAAAGATAAGTTCAG ACGCTGGGTATCCACCATGTCCCGCCCGTTCGAAGTGCGATTCAACCCCCACACCGAAAGGGTAGAAGTACTGGACTCCGTGAGCAGCTTGGAAACCTTGGTGACTCAGCTGAACACCGAATTGCTCCACTTGAACAACGCGCTGAACAAAATCAAGGCTAAACGTTTCTGCTAA